One window of the Pelobates fuscus isolate aPelFus1 chromosome 12, aPelFus1.pri, whole genome shotgun sequence genome contains the following:
- the TPCN2 gene encoding two pore channel protein 2: MESDPLIGTLDRSWSANPDFGTQEILPKGRKYSYSSTASSGCCSLEQGGPEPPKHDARYGPAGGGGGDLCVKQAVVFIEDAIQYRSIDHRVDPTSLQLYRWYYSDVCQWILNVTIFVNLALAFVEKPSSLSVTSDVRYRQAAWEPPCGVTESIEFLTFLVFLADVSVKSYLVGWNEFVKSKWLLCYILVLAVSIVDWTVSVCFLCREGVRIRRLLRPFFLLQNSSLMKKTLKCIKRTLPEMASVMLLLTLHLCLFTMFGMLLFAHAKDSMVDVEWQRYFRNLPDSLTSLLVLLTTANNPDVMLPAYSLNRAYSLFFVIFTVIGSLILMNLLTAIIYNQFRGYLLKSVQASLLRRRLGIRAAFEVLSSHSTGAHPTFHQMVFVDSETFLNMLQEVKMDEYCRIAITEKVKGLSNGVISAEQFQKLFDELDKDPVKLHPPQPYYESRFLQILQVIGSHRYFDYLGNIVALANLISICALLMLDAEKPGIDRDDFVLGAINCFFILYYVVEMALKIFSHGFKSYISYKSNIFDGLLTIILLILQIATFALYNFPHPGWKPDIQGLLSLWEMVRLMNMFIVFRFLRIIPNMKVMSLVAGTLLDLVKNLRAFAGILVVVYYVFAIIGIDLFRGVLPSPKNSSVTTNKTQDNETQQCGTFEQLEYWPNNFDDFAAALVTLWDVMVVNNWQVFLDAFSRYTTPWSKLYFVAWWLVSSVIWVNLFVALILENFIHKWDRSNRPSLSTVQEVEYHMTVQQMFREDLEEPTDEELLDRLHHHPHLHLSR, translated from the exons ATGGAGTCTGATCCTTTAATTGGGACCTTGGACAGGAGCTGGAGTGCTAACCCGGACTTTGGAACCCAAGAGATTCTCCCCAAAGGCAGAAAATATTCCTATTCTTCCACTGCGTCATCTGGATGCTGCAGCCTGGAGCAGGGGGGCCCTGAACCCCCCAAACACGATGCCAGATACG GTCCAGCTGGTGGAGGTGGCGGTGATCTCTGTGTGAAGCAAGCAGTTGTCTTCATTGAGGATGCTATACAG TACCGCTCCATAGATCATCGTGTCGACCCAACATCTCTTCAGCTTTATCGATGGTATTACTCCGACGTTTGCCAATG GATTTTGAATGTGACCATATTTGTGAACTTGGCCCTGGCCTTCGTAGAAAAGCCTTCATCGTTGTCGGTGACATCAGACGTGCGTTATCGACAAGCTGCTTGGGAGCCTCCTTGTGGAGTGACAGAGAGCATAGAATTCCTGACGTTCCTTGTATTTCTTGCCGACGTGTCTGTCAAG AGCTATTTAGTTGGCTGGAATGAGTTTGTGAAGAGCAAGTGGTTGTTGTGTTATATACTCGTACTCGCTGTCTCCATCGTTGACTGGACAGTGTCTGTATGCTTCTTGTGTCGGGAG GGAGTAAGAATTCGGCGTCTCCTGCGCCCTTTCTTCCTTTTACAGAATTCCTCATTAatgaaaaaaacactaaaatgcaTTAAACGGACATTACCAGAAATGGCCAG TGTGATGCTGCTACTGACTTTGCACCTTTGCCTTTTTACCATGTTTGGTATGCTGCTATTTGCTCACGCAAAG GATTCTATGGTGGATGTAGAATGGCAAAGATATTTTCGTAATCTGCCAGATTCCTTAACATCTCTATTGGTGCTACTGACAACGGCAAACAACCCTGATG tGATGCTTCCTGCGTATTCGTTAAACAGAGCGTATTCTCTATTCTTCGTTATATTCACTGTTATAG GTAGCCTGATCTTGATGAatttactgactgctattatatacaATCAGTTCCGAGGATACCTCCTG AAATCTGTTCAAGCTTCTCTGCTGAGAAGACGACTGGGGATTCGAGCCGCTTTCGAAGTACTTTCTTCTCACAGTACTGGCGCACACCCAACTTTTCACCAAAT GGTTTTTGTAGATTCTGAGACTTTCTTGAACATGTTGCAGGAAGTGAAAATGGATGAATATTGCAGAATTGCCATTACAGAG AAAGTAAAAGGTTTGTCAAATGGCGTAATATCAGCAGAACAATTCCAGAAACTCTTTGATGAGCTTGATAAGGATCCAGTCAAACTG CATCCCCCGCAGCCTTATTATGAATCAAGGTTTCTGCAGATTTTGCAGGTTATTGGAAGTCACCGCTACTTTGATTACCTAGGAAACATTGTTGCTCTGGCCAATCTCATATCCATCTGT GCACTCCTAATGTTGGATGCCGAGAAGCCCGGTATCGACCGAGATGATTTTGTTTTGGGG GCTATTAACTGTTTTTTCATTCTCTACTACGTGGTGGAAATGGCCCTGAAAATCTTTTCCCatgggtttaaaagttatatcTCGTACAAGAGCAACATCTTCGATGGACTTCTCACCATAATCCTGCTG aTCTTGCAGATTGCTACCTTCGCTCTGTACAATTTCCCCCATCCAGGCTG GAAGCCTGATATCCAGGGGCTGCTGTCTCTATGGGAGATGGTGCGGCTCATGAACATGTTTATAGTCTTCAGATTCTTGCGGATTATACCCAACATGAAG GTCATGTCCTTGGTAGCCGGCACTCTCTTGGACCTTGTGAAAAATCTAAGGGCTTTTGCTGGAATCTTGGTG GTGGTGTATTATGTGTTTGCTATAATTGGAATAGACCTCTTCAGAGGCGTTTTACCTTCTccaaagaattcaag TGTTACGACCAACAAAACCCAGGACAATGAAACTCAACAGTGTGGCACCTTTGAACAACTTGAATATTGGCCAAACAACTTTGACGATTTTGCA GCTGCTCTTGTGACATTGTGGGATGTAATGGTCGTGAATAACTGGCAAGTCTTTCTCGACGCCTTTTCTAGATACACCACGCC GTGGTCCAAGTTGTACTTTGTGGCGTGGTGGCTGGTGTCTTCTGTAATATGGGTCAATCTCTTTGTTGCTCTGATTTTAGAG AATTTTATTCACAAATGGGATCGCAGCAACCGCCCCTCCCTGTCGACCGTTCAGGAAGTGGAGTATCATATGACTGTTCAACAAATGTTCAG GGAGGACCTGGAAGAACCAACAGATGAAGAACTTCTGGACCGACTACACCACCACCCTCATCTCCATTTGTCCAGGTGA